One genomic region from Podarcis raffonei isolate rPodRaf1 chromosome 16, rPodRaf1.pri, whole genome shotgun sequence encodes:
- the ARNT gene encoding aryl hydrocarbon receptor nuclear translocator isoform X3, whose amino-acid sequence MATAAANQEMASDVPLLGSASGTPGSDACSGGSIVQRANKRRTGLDFDDDGEGNSKFLRCDDDQLPNDKERFARENHSEIERRRRNKMTAYITELSDMVPTCSALARKPDKLTILRMAVSHMKSLRGTGNTSTDGTYKPSFLTDQELKHLILEAADGFLFIVSCETGRVVYVSDSVTPVLNQPQSQWFGSTLYDQVHPDDVDKLREQLSTSENALTGRILDLKTGTVKKEGQQSMRMCMGSRRSFICRMRCGNATVDPVSMNRLSFMRNRTRNGLGAVKDGEPHFVVVHCTGYIKAWPPAGVSLPDDDPDAGQGSKFCLVAIGRLQVTSSPSCVDINTVCQPTEFISRHNTDCLFTFVDHRCVATVGYQPQELLGKDIVDFCHPEDHQLLRDSFQQVVKLKGQVLSVMFRFRSKNQEWLWMRTSSFTFQNPYSDEIEYIICTNTNVKNASQESRPALASQMQRPQLGPNASLPLEMSPAQLATRQQVTQPTDVDVVPVRESLASYDHTQAAVQPVATTGPDHGKPLEKAETLFSQERDPRFSEIYSSISTDQTKAVSSGSLPASQSLFSQGSSFIAPRPTENFRSSTMVPPVNVIQQQLPTAPHSASAGQILAQISRHSNPDQVSGTTWASGTTRTSFTAQQAASHAVKTRPPSFAMGTFQGTPSSFSPMSTQGSTASPGGSAYPSLASRNASFAAGESGQAPAPFQPRAAEGVAVWSQWQGQHHGQSPSESHAQQPPPNQSEVFPDMLSMLGEQGASYNNEEFPELNMFPPFSE is encoded by the exons aAATGGCATCGGATGTCCCCTTGCTGGGCTCTGCTTCAGGGACGCCTGGATCCGACGCGTGTTCTGGAGGGAGCATCGTCCAGAGAGCAAACAAGCGCAGGACGGG GCTCGATTTTGATGACGACGGAGAAGGGAACAGCAAATTTCTCAG GTGCGATGATGACCAGCTCCCGAACGACAAGGAGCGGTTTGCTAG GGAGAACCACAGCGAGATCGAGCGCCGCCGGAGGAACAAGATGACGGCCTACATCACAGAGCTGTCGGACATGGTGCCCACCTGCAGCGCCCTGGCCCGCAAGCCGGACAAGCTCACCATCCTGCGCATGGCCGTCTCGCACATGAAGTCCCTGCGGGGCACCGGGAACACCTCCACTGACGGCACCTACAAGCCCTCCTTCCTCACTGACCAG GAGCTCAAACACTTGATTCTGGAGGCGGCCGACGGGTTCCTCTTCATCGTGTCCTGCGAGACGGGCCGGGTGGTGTACGTCTCCGACTCCGTGACGCCCGTCCTgaaccagccccagtcccagtGGTTCGGCAGCACCCTCTACGACCAGGTGCACCCCGACGACGTGGACAAGCTGCGGGAACAGCTCTCCACGTCGGAGAACGCCCTCACGG GTCGCATCCTGGACCTGAAGACGGGGACCGTCAAGAAGGAAGGGCAGCAATCCATGCGGATGTGCATGGGATCCCGGCGGTCTTTCATTTGTCGGATGAG ATGCGGCAATGCCACGGTGGATCCAGTCTCCATGAACCGCCTCAGCTTTATGAGAAACAGGACTCG GAATGGGTTGGGTGCTGTGAAGGATGGTGAGCCTCATTTTGTCGTGGTCCACTGCACAGGCTACATCAAAGCCTGGCCACCGGCAG GGGTCTCCCTCCCGGATGACGACCCAGATGCTGGGCAGGGGAGCAAGTTCTGCCTGGTGGCCATCGGCAGGCTGCAG GTCACGAGCTCACCCAGCTGCGTGGACATAAACACCGTTTGCCAGCCCACAGAGTTCATCTCGCGGCACAACACCGACTGCCTCTTCACCTTCGTCGACCACCGCTGCGTGGCCACCGTTGGCTACCAGCCGCAG GAACTCTTGGGAAAGGATATTGTTGACTTCTGCCACCCGGAAGACCACCAGCTTTTGAGGGACAGCTTCCAGCAG GTGGTGAAGTTAAAAGGCCAAGTTTTGTCCGTCATGTTCCGTTTCCGGTCCAAGAACCAAGAATGGCTCTGGATGAGAACTAGCTCCTTCACCTTCCAGAACCCCTACTCAGATGAGATAGAGTACATCATCTGTACCAACACCAATGTGAA GAACGCCAGCCAGGAATCCCGGCCTGCCTTGGCCAGTCAGATGCAGCGGCCCCAACTGGGCCCGAACGCCAGCCTGCCTTTGGAGATGAGTCCTGCCCAGCTGGCGACGAG GCAGCAGGTGACGCAGCCAACAGACGTCGACGTGGTCCCTGTCAGGGAGAGCTTAGCCAGTTACGACCACACCCAG GCTGCCGTTCAACCGGTGGCCACCACCGGCCCGGACCATGGCAAACCTCTGGAGAAAGCCGAGACCCTCTTCAGTCAGGAGCGGGACCCTCGCTTCAGTGAAATTTACAGCAGCATCAGCACAG aCCAGACGAAAGCCGTCTCTTCTGGCTCTCTGCCCGCCAGCCAGTCCCTCTTCTCTCAGGGAAGCAGTTTCATAGCTCCTCGTCCCACTGAGAACTTCAG GAGCAGCACGATGGTGCCCCCCGTGAACGTCattcagcagcagctgcccacgGCACCGCATTCAGCCTCGGCGGGTCAGATCCTGGCCCAGATCTCTCGCCACTCCAATCCTGATCAGGTCTCCGGGACCACGTGGGCTTCAGGGACGACACGCACGTCTTTCACCGCCCAg CAGGCGGCTTCCCACGCTGTTAAGACTCGGCCGCCTTCCTTTGCCATGGGCACCTTCCAAGGCACCCCGTCCTCCTTCAGCCCCATGTCGACACAAGGCTCCACAGCTTCGCCAGGCGGGTCTGCCTACCCAAGCCTTGCCAGCCGCAACGCCAGCTTTG CTGCTGGAGAGAGCGGGCAGGCCCCAGCCCCGTTCCAGCCCCGGGCAGCGGAGGGGGTCGCCGTGTGGTCACAGTGGCAGGGTCAGCACCACGGACAGAGTCCAAGCGAGTCGCACGCCCAGCAGCCACCACCAAACCAGTCGGAAGTCTTCCCG GACATGTTGTCCATGCTGGGGGAACAGGGAGCCAGCTACAACAACGAAGAGTTTCCCGAGCTGAACATGTTCCCCCCCTTTTCGGAATAA
- the ARNT gene encoding aryl hydrocarbon receptor nuclear translocator isoform X2, which translates to MATAAANQEMASDVPLLGSASGTPGSDACSGGSIVQRANKRRTGLDFDDDGEGNSKFLRCDDDQLPNDKERFARSDDEQSSADKERLARENHSEIERRRRNKMTAYITELSDMVPTCSALARKPDKLTILRMAVSHMKSLRGTGNTSTDGTYKPSFLTDQELKHLILEAADGFLFIVSCETGRVVYVSDSVTPVLNQPQSQWFGSTLYDQVHPDDVDKLREQLSTSENALTGRILDLKTGTVKKEGQQSMRMCMGSRRSFICRMRCGNATVDPVSMNRLSFMRNRTRNGLGAVKDGEPHFVVVHCTGYIKAWPPAGVSLPDDDPDAGQGSKFCLVAIGRLQVTSSPSCVDINTVCQPTEFISRHNTDCLFTFVDHRCVATVGYQPQELLGKDIVDFCHPEDHQLLRDSFQQVVKLKGQVLSVMFRFRSKNQEWLWMRTSSFTFQNPYSDEIEYIICTNTNVKNASQESRPALASQMQRPQLGPNASLPLEMSPAQLATRQQVTQPTDVDVVPVRESLASYDHTQAAVQPVATTGPDHGKPLEKAETLFSQERDPRFSEIYSSISTDQTKAVSSGSLPASQSLFSQGSSFIAPRPTENFRSSTMVPPVNVIQQQLPTAPHSASAGQILAQISRHSNPDQVSGTTWASGTTRTSFTAQAASHAVKTRPPSFAMGTFQGTPSSFSPMSTQGSTASPGGSAYPSLASRNASFAAGESGQAPAPFQPRAAEGVAVWSQWQGQHHGQSPSESHAQQPPPNQSEVFPDMLSMLGEQGASYNNEEFPELNMFPPFSE; encoded by the exons aAATGGCATCGGATGTCCCCTTGCTGGGCTCTGCTTCAGGGACGCCTGGATCCGACGCGTGTTCTGGAGGGAGCATCGTCCAGAGAGCAAACAAGCGCAGGACGGG GCTCGATTTTGATGACGACGGAGAAGGGAACAGCAAATTTCTCAG GTGCGATGATGACCAGCTCCCGAACGACAAGGAGCGGTTTGCTAG GTCTGATGATGAGCAGAGCTCAGCGGATAAGGAAAGACTGGCCAG GGAGAACCACAGCGAGATCGAGCGCCGCCGGAGGAACAAGATGACGGCCTACATCACAGAGCTGTCGGACATGGTGCCCACCTGCAGCGCCCTGGCCCGCAAGCCGGACAAGCTCACCATCCTGCGCATGGCCGTCTCGCACATGAAGTCCCTGCGGGGCACCGGGAACACCTCCACTGACGGCACCTACAAGCCCTCCTTCCTCACTGACCAG GAGCTCAAACACTTGATTCTGGAGGCGGCCGACGGGTTCCTCTTCATCGTGTCCTGCGAGACGGGCCGGGTGGTGTACGTCTCCGACTCCGTGACGCCCGTCCTgaaccagccccagtcccagtGGTTCGGCAGCACCCTCTACGACCAGGTGCACCCCGACGACGTGGACAAGCTGCGGGAACAGCTCTCCACGTCGGAGAACGCCCTCACGG GTCGCATCCTGGACCTGAAGACGGGGACCGTCAAGAAGGAAGGGCAGCAATCCATGCGGATGTGCATGGGATCCCGGCGGTCTTTCATTTGTCGGATGAG ATGCGGCAATGCCACGGTGGATCCAGTCTCCATGAACCGCCTCAGCTTTATGAGAAACAGGACTCG GAATGGGTTGGGTGCTGTGAAGGATGGTGAGCCTCATTTTGTCGTGGTCCACTGCACAGGCTACATCAAAGCCTGGCCACCGGCAG GGGTCTCCCTCCCGGATGACGACCCAGATGCTGGGCAGGGGAGCAAGTTCTGCCTGGTGGCCATCGGCAGGCTGCAG GTCACGAGCTCACCCAGCTGCGTGGACATAAACACCGTTTGCCAGCCCACAGAGTTCATCTCGCGGCACAACACCGACTGCCTCTTCACCTTCGTCGACCACCGCTGCGTGGCCACCGTTGGCTACCAGCCGCAG GAACTCTTGGGAAAGGATATTGTTGACTTCTGCCACCCGGAAGACCACCAGCTTTTGAGGGACAGCTTCCAGCAG GTGGTGAAGTTAAAAGGCCAAGTTTTGTCCGTCATGTTCCGTTTCCGGTCCAAGAACCAAGAATGGCTCTGGATGAGAACTAGCTCCTTCACCTTCCAGAACCCCTACTCAGATGAGATAGAGTACATCATCTGTACCAACACCAATGTGAA GAACGCCAGCCAGGAATCCCGGCCTGCCTTGGCCAGTCAGATGCAGCGGCCCCAACTGGGCCCGAACGCCAGCCTGCCTTTGGAGATGAGTCCTGCCCAGCTGGCGACGAG GCAGCAGGTGACGCAGCCAACAGACGTCGACGTGGTCCCTGTCAGGGAGAGCTTAGCCAGTTACGACCACACCCAG GCTGCCGTTCAACCGGTGGCCACCACCGGCCCGGACCATGGCAAACCTCTGGAGAAAGCCGAGACCCTCTTCAGTCAGGAGCGGGACCCTCGCTTCAGTGAAATTTACAGCAGCATCAGCACAG aCCAGACGAAAGCCGTCTCTTCTGGCTCTCTGCCCGCCAGCCAGTCCCTCTTCTCTCAGGGAAGCAGTTTCATAGCTCCTCGTCCCACTGAGAACTTCAG GAGCAGCACGATGGTGCCCCCCGTGAACGTCattcagcagcagctgcccacgGCACCGCATTCAGCCTCGGCGGGTCAGATCCTGGCCCAGATCTCTCGCCACTCCAATCCTGATCAGGTCTCCGGGACCACGTGGGCTTCAGGGACGACACGCACGTCTTTCACCGCCCAg GCGGCTTCCCACGCTGTTAAGACTCGGCCGCCTTCCTTTGCCATGGGCACCTTCCAAGGCACCCCGTCCTCCTTCAGCCCCATGTCGACACAAGGCTCCACAGCTTCGCCAGGCGGGTCTGCCTACCCAAGCCTTGCCAGCCGCAACGCCAGCTTTG CTGCTGGAGAGAGCGGGCAGGCCCCAGCCCCGTTCCAGCCCCGGGCAGCGGAGGGGGTCGCCGTGTGGTCACAGTGGCAGGGTCAGCACCACGGACAGAGTCCAAGCGAGTCGCACGCCCAGCAGCCACCACCAAACCAGTCGGAAGTCTTCCCG GACATGTTGTCCATGCTGGGGGAACAGGGAGCCAGCTACAACAACGAAGAGTTTCCCGAGCTGAACATGTTCCCCCCCTTTTCGGAATAA
- the ARNT gene encoding aryl hydrocarbon receptor nuclear translocator isoform X1 produces MATAAANQEMASDVPLLGSASGTPGSDACSGGSIVQRANKRRTGLDFDDDGEGNSKFLRCDDDQLPNDKERFARSDDEQSSADKERLARENHSEIERRRRNKMTAYITELSDMVPTCSALARKPDKLTILRMAVSHMKSLRGTGNTSTDGTYKPSFLTDQELKHLILEAADGFLFIVSCETGRVVYVSDSVTPVLNQPQSQWFGSTLYDQVHPDDVDKLREQLSTSENALTGRILDLKTGTVKKEGQQSMRMCMGSRRSFICRMRCGNATVDPVSMNRLSFMRNRTRNGLGAVKDGEPHFVVVHCTGYIKAWPPAGVSLPDDDPDAGQGSKFCLVAIGRLQVTSSPSCVDINTVCQPTEFISRHNTDCLFTFVDHRCVATVGYQPQELLGKDIVDFCHPEDHQLLRDSFQQVVKLKGQVLSVMFRFRSKNQEWLWMRTSSFTFQNPYSDEIEYIICTNTNVKNASQESRPALASQMQRPQLGPNASLPLEMSPAQLATRQQVTQPTDVDVVPVRESLASYDHTQAAVQPVATTGPDHGKPLEKAETLFSQERDPRFSEIYSSISTDQTKAVSSGSLPASQSLFSQGSSFIAPRPTENFRSSTMVPPVNVIQQQLPTAPHSASAGQILAQISRHSNPDQVSGTTWASGTTRTSFTAQQAASHAVKTRPPSFAMGTFQGTPSSFSPMSTQGSTASPGGSAYPSLASRNASFAAGESGQAPAPFQPRAAEGVAVWSQWQGQHHGQSPSESHAQQPPPNQSEVFPDMLSMLGEQGASYNNEEFPELNMFPPFSE; encoded by the exons aAATGGCATCGGATGTCCCCTTGCTGGGCTCTGCTTCAGGGACGCCTGGATCCGACGCGTGTTCTGGAGGGAGCATCGTCCAGAGAGCAAACAAGCGCAGGACGGG GCTCGATTTTGATGACGACGGAGAAGGGAACAGCAAATTTCTCAG GTGCGATGATGACCAGCTCCCGAACGACAAGGAGCGGTTTGCTAG GTCTGATGATGAGCAGAGCTCAGCGGATAAGGAAAGACTGGCCAG GGAGAACCACAGCGAGATCGAGCGCCGCCGGAGGAACAAGATGACGGCCTACATCACAGAGCTGTCGGACATGGTGCCCACCTGCAGCGCCCTGGCCCGCAAGCCGGACAAGCTCACCATCCTGCGCATGGCCGTCTCGCACATGAAGTCCCTGCGGGGCACCGGGAACACCTCCACTGACGGCACCTACAAGCCCTCCTTCCTCACTGACCAG GAGCTCAAACACTTGATTCTGGAGGCGGCCGACGGGTTCCTCTTCATCGTGTCCTGCGAGACGGGCCGGGTGGTGTACGTCTCCGACTCCGTGACGCCCGTCCTgaaccagccccagtcccagtGGTTCGGCAGCACCCTCTACGACCAGGTGCACCCCGACGACGTGGACAAGCTGCGGGAACAGCTCTCCACGTCGGAGAACGCCCTCACGG GTCGCATCCTGGACCTGAAGACGGGGACCGTCAAGAAGGAAGGGCAGCAATCCATGCGGATGTGCATGGGATCCCGGCGGTCTTTCATTTGTCGGATGAG ATGCGGCAATGCCACGGTGGATCCAGTCTCCATGAACCGCCTCAGCTTTATGAGAAACAGGACTCG GAATGGGTTGGGTGCTGTGAAGGATGGTGAGCCTCATTTTGTCGTGGTCCACTGCACAGGCTACATCAAAGCCTGGCCACCGGCAG GGGTCTCCCTCCCGGATGACGACCCAGATGCTGGGCAGGGGAGCAAGTTCTGCCTGGTGGCCATCGGCAGGCTGCAG GTCACGAGCTCACCCAGCTGCGTGGACATAAACACCGTTTGCCAGCCCACAGAGTTCATCTCGCGGCACAACACCGACTGCCTCTTCACCTTCGTCGACCACCGCTGCGTGGCCACCGTTGGCTACCAGCCGCAG GAACTCTTGGGAAAGGATATTGTTGACTTCTGCCACCCGGAAGACCACCAGCTTTTGAGGGACAGCTTCCAGCAG GTGGTGAAGTTAAAAGGCCAAGTTTTGTCCGTCATGTTCCGTTTCCGGTCCAAGAACCAAGAATGGCTCTGGATGAGAACTAGCTCCTTCACCTTCCAGAACCCCTACTCAGATGAGATAGAGTACATCATCTGTACCAACACCAATGTGAA GAACGCCAGCCAGGAATCCCGGCCTGCCTTGGCCAGTCAGATGCAGCGGCCCCAACTGGGCCCGAACGCCAGCCTGCCTTTGGAGATGAGTCCTGCCCAGCTGGCGACGAG GCAGCAGGTGACGCAGCCAACAGACGTCGACGTGGTCCCTGTCAGGGAGAGCTTAGCCAGTTACGACCACACCCAG GCTGCCGTTCAACCGGTGGCCACCACCGGCCCGGACCATGGCAAACCTCTGGAGAAAGCCGAGACCCTCTTCAGTCAGGAGCGGGACCCTCGCTTCAGTGAAATTTACAGCAGCATCAGCACAG aCCAGACGAAAGCCGTCTCTTCTGGCTCTCTGCCCGCCAGCCAGTCCCTCTTCTCTCAGGGAAGCAGTTTCATAGCTCCTCGTCCCACTGAGAACTTCAG GAGCAGCACGATGGTGCCCCCCGTGAACGTCattcagcagcagctgcccacgGCACCGCATTCAGCCTCGGCGGGTCAGATCCTGGCCCAGATCTCTCGCCACTCCAATCCTGATCAGGTCTCCGGGACCACGTGGGCTTCAGGGACGACACGCACGTCTTTCACCGCCCAg CAGGCGGCTTCCCACGCTGTTAAGACTCGGCCGCCTTCCTTTGCCATGGGCACCTTCCAAGGCACCCCGTCCTCCTTCAGCCCCATGTCGACACAAGGCTCCACAGCTTCGCCAGGCGGGTCTGCCTACCCAAGCCTTGCCAGCCGCAACGCCAGCTTTG CTGCTGGAGAGAGCGGGCAGGCCCCAGCCCCGTTCCAGCCCCGGGCAGCGGAGGGGGTCGCCGTGTGGTCACAGTGGCAGGGTCAGCACCACGGACAGAGTCCAAGCGAGTCGCACGCCCAGCAGCCACCACCAAACCAGTCGGAAGTCTTCCCG GACATGTTGTCCATGCTGGGGGAACAGGGAGCCAGCTACAACAACGAAGAGTTTCCCGAGCTGAACATGTTCCCCCCCTTTTCGGAATAA